A window of Tachypleus tridentatus isolate NWPU-2018 chromosome 7, ASM421037v1, whole genome shotgun sequence genomic DNA:
ACGCGTATGGTAGACAACgtaatattctatattcaatactAGGCACATGAAACGAATAATACAACATTATTCTATAGGTTTAATTTCGATTCTGAACTAAATTATCTCTGATAAAGGTAACCGCTTTTTTATCTTTGCTATTGTTTACTGACCACATTATTTGCTCCCTTTTCCCCAGTAACTCAGCGATAAGTTTAAAGGCTTACGacattaaaaactgggtttcgatctCCATGGTGAAAACAGCACAGCTAgttttgtgcagctttgtgcttaactataaacaaacaaacaagactaaattATCCATAAATATTTCACTCATATTGACTTTTAATATACTTTACCACTTACCATAGTAatcaaaggaaaaataaaaatacttcacacGTGTACACGTTTGCTCCTTgctttaaaaataagtaaaaaaaacagcttttattGTCTCTGCAGACAAAAATACAGACGTGATGGCTGATTATTTATGTTTGGTTTGTTAATAGAAGAATagctatttgtaaaataaaataaaaaaggtgaCAACTCACGACTTGGCTCTTAACTTGCTTCAGGCGAAATACAGAACCAACTGGAATCTTTCAGAAGCCTTTTAGAGTAATAATGGGTAAATAGAGAATTTTGTCACATGTGTAGTgactaaaatacattttgttttgtaactaaGAACATATTTTGTCGTATTGTCAATGAACTTCTTCATGCAAatggatttattattttatattttcttttcagcCCCGAAATTAAAGGGACATAAAGAGCCTGAAGCTCAAGAAGAGCAGAGAACGATGGGAACAGTTGAGGAAAGATGATCAAAACGACAAATCCGTTCTTAAACAAGCTTTACTTGATCAAACCAAGAGCTCTAGTGCACCAGGAACATCCGAAAACACCAATAACACAAATCAACAGGCTTGTACTACTTCTTTCTGTGACTACAATAATTCTAATGAAACCCGTGTCCAGATGCACATGGTGGCACAACATTCTCAGAAACAAACTCTCCTGGACTGTCCTCTCTGTCAAGACAGCTTTGTAGAGTGGACAGAATTGGAAAAGCATGTAATGGATACTCATAATGTTAACAAGGAAGGCATGAAAAGAATTTTGGCCATCGTGGACCATTCAACACTTGAAGATAAAACAGCGGCTCAGAATGAAGATTCAGTGGATTCGAAAGACGAAAACAGTGAAGATGACAGCGATAGCCAGGAAAAACCTTACACGGAAGAATCAGCAGCTGAGGAGTTAGGCTGTCCTACTTgttctaaaatatttagtaatgtcGATGACTTATTCCTACACCAGAACGAGAAAGGTCACATTGAAATGAAGCAAACATCTCGAGGATCTGGATACATATGCTGGTGGAAAGGTTGTAAACAGTTCTTTCCTTCTTCTCAAACTTTACAGATTCATTTTAAAGACATTCATGCAAAAATTCCTCAACTTGCTGTGTCTGATCGTCACGTTTACAAGTATCGTTGTAGTCAGTGTAGCTTGGCTTTCAGAACTTTGGATAAATTACAGCTTCATTCACAGTATCATGTCATCCGGGCAGCAACTAAGTGTGTCCTGTGTGACCGCAGTTTCCGATCTATTCAAGCCCTGCAGAAACACGTTGAGACATCCCACGCCGATATGACTAACGAGGAGAAGGAGCAATATCAAGCCAGTCTGGCTAATAATCCTTTGTTAACAAACCAAGGAGGTGGACCAGGTGTGCTCGACCCACAAACAACAGTACTCATGAAGAAAGATAATAACAGAGACACGGTAGAATCCTCTGAGGAACCCATGGACACATTGATCCCTCAAGATCCCTCCGATCAAATAAATAACCCAGAAATAAATGCTGACGACGGAAACGAACAGGCTTTCAACCTAATAGATGGCAGTACAAAGGAACAGTGTTTTGAGGATTACATTAACAGCCAGGCAGTGGCAGAAGATAGTTACAATGATCCTTCTAGAAAATACAAATGTCACCGATGTAAAGTTGCTTTCACCCGCCAGGGTTATCTCACAAGCCATAACAAAACCCTGCTTCATCGCAAGGGAGAGAAGATGAGCTACCCCATGGAGAAATATCTTGATCCCAACCGGCCTTACAAGTGTGATGTTTGTAAAGAATCTTTTACCCAAAAGAACATTTTGCTTGTGCATTATAATTCTGTTTCTCACTTGCACAAATTGAAACAAAGTATGAAAGATAACAATACTGGTGCAACTACAACAGCTTTAACGGAATCCACGACGAGCACTACGATCTCTACCAGTAATTGCTCCAGTCCAAGCAATATCTTAAGTAATGGCGAATCAGATAAGAAACCATACAAATGTAACATTTGTAAGGTTGCTTATAGTCAAGGATCTACTTTAGATATACATGTAAGGTCTGTTTTACATCAGACTAGAGCTTCAAAATTACACGAACTTGCAGTGGCTGGACAGATAGACTTGAGCATTCCACTTATTGAAAAACCTGAATGTACACAGGCCCAAGACACTCAACCAAAATCTGTTAATGAAGTTTCAAGCAAGCTTAAGCCAGGGACAGAAACAATTATTACAACATCTACTGCATATCCAGTGTCTGCATCTCAGCCTTCTACACTGAATGAATTATTACAAGTTCCTCACTGCATTGTACCAATATCTGGTACAGTTACTAATTCTAGTGCCTCTTCACAACTACCATTTCAAGTTCCTCCAGATCCTTCATCAGTACAACAAGCTCTAAGTCTTGCATCTCACCTAGCTCAACCACCTATATTTGCAACCTCTGATATTTCATCACCAAGCACTTACACTTGTCAGCGTTGTCACCAACCGTGCATTTCTCAGGAAGCTTTGCTTCAGCATCAACAATTTTGTTGCTTTTTCGGTCAGCCTCCCGCATCGTTGTTTGGAGCAGGATCACCAGGCTTATCTCCTTCTGCTCTGGCTGGCTTGTCTCATTGCCAGCTACCAATCCAAATAGTTCACCCAGAATTAGCTGGTAACCAACAGCATCCAGAGATGGGATATTCAAAATCAGAACACGCTTCATCATCTACCTGTGAACCTAATTCAGAAAGATATTCTTCTTCATCTCATGTTAATGATCATACATCAATCCAGATGAATTCTCAGATATTAAAATCAAAGTTTTCCTATCCACGAAGCAAGCCTCTTATGTATAAGCATCTGCTCGAAAGCTACGGATTCGACATTGTTATGCAGTTTAACGAGTTTAGCAAAAAGAAAGTCAAGAAAGATCCAGAGTATAAAGATATTGAAAGTGAAAAAGAAACAGATACTCCtggaaaaagtaacaaaaatgagACAGAAGAagatgaagaaaaattaaaagcaGTCAGCAGTTTTTTACCAGAGATAAACAAGTCTGTTTGTGATTTGTGCCAGAGAGAGTTTTCTAGTATTTGGGTTTTGAAATCCCATAAAGAGGAATACCACAAACAAGTTGTACCTTTCAGTTTACTAGAAACCTTTGTagatgaatataaaaaacattatgaGAAAAAGCAGTCACAGACAGAAGATGTGAGTAGCATTTCAGATACTACTCCAACTCCCACGTCAACACCAGACAGCAGTGGACAGATACAAAAAGATCCTTGTTCATCCATGGGACTTTGTGCCATAGGAGCACCAACTTTACAGTCGCCTGTAACATCCATTGCTGGTCAACAAAATGATTCCTTTAATGCTAATCATATGGCAGCACAATTCCAGTTTAATCAGCTATTGATGAGCATGGGACTAGGAATGGGATTACCTGTAGGTATGGGTATGCCCCTTGCTACTATGAACATGCACCCTCCAATGATTCCAATGATGATGCCACCTCCTGTTGATCCCTTCATGGCTTCTGCCTTTAAGCATCCAATGTTGGCAGGGTCTTTTGATCCCAATTACTTTGCTTCTCAACAGAAGTTGCTTCAACAGCAACCACAACAACTGTCGCATTCACAGCAACAAAAGCGAGCAAGAACGCGTATTAGTGATGACCAACTGAAAATCTTGCGTACGTACTTTAACATTAATAATTCTCCCACAGAAGAACAGCTCGTAGAAATGTCAGATAAGTCAGGATTAAcagtaaaagtaattaaacattGGTTTAGAAATACCTTGTTCAAAGAAAGGCAACGTAATAAAGACTCTCCTTACAATTTCAGCAATCCTCCTTCTACGTATTTAAACTTGGAAGAATATGAAAAAACGGGGGAGGCAAGAGTAGTCCCAGTAAATGAACCTAACAATCATACTGACgttaacaataaaaactttaaagaatTAGCTCAAGAAAATGAGATGATAATACCACAGAATAATTCTGCtgtttttgataaagaaaacataaattctAATGACCAACATACACCAGAAATATCTGTGAACGATAAAAATGCATCAGGCCAGTGTATGGGGAAGAGTGTGACAACAGTAGATGCATATCCTGCATTAGCTTCAAGAGATTCAGAATTAAGTAGGGAACTAACGTTGTACAGCGATGCATGTATTTCTCatagtgaaatattaaaacaaaaagactCGAGTGATGATTCAGCAGATTATTCTTCGAGTTCCATAAACTTTTCAGTTGCCACAACCAGCACTTCATTTGGACATGCAGGAGTACCCAAAAGTGATACAACAAAACCTTCTTTATCTCCTAATTCCACATCATCCCGAAATTCTGGCTCAGGAAAACGTGCTAATAGAACACGTTTTACTGATTATCAAGTTAAAATTTTACAAGAGTTTTTCGAAACAAATGCTTACCCAAAGGATGATAATTTGGAATACTTGTCAAAGCTTTTACATCTGAGTCCTCGTATTATTGTTGTGTGGTTCCAAAATGCTAGACAGAAAGCTAGAAAAATGTACGAAAACCAACCTCCAGTTACTAATGAAGAAGAAAGCTCTGGACGTTTCCAGAGAACTTCAGGATTAAATTATCAGTGTAAAAAGTGCTTGCAAGTATTTCAACGCTATTATGAACTAATCAAGCATCAGAAAAACCTGTGCTTCAAGGATGAAAATCCAGTTGCAACACAGGTTAAAGTTCCTTCAGATGGGGTAGAGGCAAGATCACGCCCAGTTTTGCCTGCAGTAAATCAAGGAGTCAGCCGTCCAACAGATCATAGTAAAACTGCCTGTCAAAATGGAACATACCAGTGTGATAAGTGCAGTTTAGCGTTTCCGCGTTTTGAGTTATGGCGAGAACATCAGATTGTTCATATAATGAACCCGAACTTGTATTCTAGTTATTCACCCAACTCATCTTTTGGAATGCTTCAATACGAAGCACAAGGAACAATGGCAACAATGAAACGTAAACTTTCTGAAGATGAAGAATCAAAGGAATCAACTGACCAACCAAGAGATAAAAGGTTAAGGACAACAATTCTTCCGGAACAACTTGATTTTTTATACCAAAAGTATCAGATAGAAAGTAATCCAAGTCGGAAAATGCTTGAATCAATTTCTCGAGAAGTAGGGCTAAAGAAAAGAGTTGTTCAGGTTTGGTTTCAAAACACGCGAGCCCGAGAGAGAAAGGGACAGTTTCGCGCTCACCAGCAAGTTATACATAAACGGTGCCCGTTCTGTCGAGCTCTGTTCAAAGCTAGATCTGCACTTGAATCTCATCTAGCTACTAGGCACGCTGATCAGTATACTAAAGGAGAGATAAACGTTGATGCATTTCCTGATGGAGATACCGATTCAGAGGCTGGAAACAGTGCCGAAGATGAAACTAAAGGAAGTGTTTCAGGTTTTCCTAACTTGCTCACGTCTTCTCCGGTCCCGGGGTATTCTCCTTCATCTATGAATTCAATGAGCAAATGCACTGATGAAGAACTCCCAAAGAAGGATGATAGCGATTTGACATTCCCTGATATTAATACAAAAGAATCCTCCGGGCCTGCAGATCTTAGCGTGAAAGTTCAGCAGTCTGGAACATCAAAACTGAAAGATGGGCCTCTTGATTTGAGTAAATCGATGAAAGTAAATGTTCAAGCGGATAAGTCAATAGATCCGCTACCCCCTAATTTAAGTGACAGAAGCTTAGAAGACTCATCTTTCCGCTTATCTATTGTTGACGACACTCGTTCAGAGACTTATTCAGAATCTACAGACAGAGAAGGTGAAGACGTGTCGCACGAAAGCAGTCCAACGTCTCCAGCTATCCAGTCTCAATCGCAAAGTACGCGTAGCATGGCCAGTTCTGGAAAGAGATTTAGAACCCAAATGACTACATTGCAGATAAAAGTTATGAAATCTATTTTTGTAGATTATAAAACACCATCTATGGCAGAATGTGAACAATTGGGTCGTGAAATTGATCTTGCCAAGAGAGTAGTCCAAGTTTGGTTCCAGAATGCTCGAGCAAAAGAGAAAAAATCTAAAATAGCTTTTGCAAAGACTTTTGGTCAGGAAATGGAGACGAAAACAACTGCAGAAGAATGTAAACTCTGTAATTTTAAGTATGATCCAAAATATTCTACTTGTGTACAAGATCATTTGTTCTCCAAAAGACACATAGAGAACCTGAGGATCCAAATTGAAAGCCTCAAGAATTTGACAGATAGCCAAGAAACATCATCTCATTCCACTGATTTTCCTACAGCTGGTGGAGGAAATGCTTTATCTCAGCTTATGCAGCAAGAAAGAATGGAAAATAATGCGTCTATAGTAGTATCATCTTCATCTACTATTGCAGCATCAAGCCAACAGAACCTAATGCAACAACTACAGATATTGGAACTTC
This region includes:
- the LOC143256922 gene encoding zinc finger homeobox protein 3-like — encoded protein: MDAPDVIMDTGQRTDIQVIQSEHQNVSATSQERLLNSDSVSFSSSGFASRNSLANMTPQDNPPNPVNQQRAKERNKETNQALCTNLVDFNSCAVCGQKVSPTLNHRHCGSREPKNDDAAQVSERENTDGAATELSDSEVETFTGKIVYNPDGSAFIIEGESEFSDEECSLDLPQQEGSIVDARGMSPQHYRGFPQIVNAFHISKNPALYSALYDQAYSFLQEKKNVPEVPIMHCYRVFTVREQNETVCNDKSENSDPDKKPSKRNIPSLEYSSVPVKPILMCFICKLSFAYAKSFVAHAVGEHNIALVDEERHILSQKDISAIIQGVGKEKEPLLSFLEPISSKAAEVNETPHYQGSFYDQAAHSSYSSSSAASSAVSSLLNIVNSAVSSVICQSVNSSTVTTLVPASLNPVASVKDIKASVIDSTTKQKNQGKSSDYLKTSEESLAPELEDLANIEKLAKAAAAAAEAKSSSEVENTGYKDQNGKNVQEENGEEQNIHDSKSPVLSHLSVTSDRPASSNSGGSISPRGCISPKVPTSPNPCLATGHSPGFGIGNIMEMCSQHPDGKTNGVECPKCDVILGSSKSLGGHMTMMHSKNSCKTLKCPKCNWHYKYQETLEIHMKEKHPENEMSCIYCITNQPHPRLTRGETYTCGYKPYRCEVCNYSTTTKGNLSIHMQSDKHINNVQELQNGNISTKHIIQSQSLSNAHVSEPPKKMPSPSKPKATWRCDVCNYETNVSRNLRIHMTSEKHTHNIMVLQQNVKHMQQLTALQQAQALDPMFQFHPGLLVPHDNQLQPEAALADMYYNHALLMMANQQQQRVMAAAAAASSGPGKSPTGHSPLTPIATPTVDMEHPDPTLVPDMPYDDDSKMFQCCVCNLFSADTVEGLNNHLQQDRTTVREDEVLMVVSGNFICKLCSYKTNLKANFMLHSKTDKHLLRLQHVNHIKEGGPRNDWKLKFVNMSNPVQVRCNACDYYTNSVHKLQIHTNNPRHEGCARLFLYLQLSKSASNSESSYYHCVLCNFSTSTKQKLIQHASSLEHVKHDNMRQMQRSIDDHGREDNFKDIFLVKEVSENNKSGTDSETCNLNIPLLKMNSLKLKKSRERWEQLRKDDQNDKSVLKQALLDQTKSSSAPGTSENTNNTNQQACTTSFCDYNNSNETRVQMHMVAQHSQKQTLLDCPLCQDSFVEWTELEKHVMDTHNVNKEGMKRILAIVDHSTLEDKTAAQNEDSVDSKDENSEDDSDSQEKPYTEESAAEELGCPTCSKIFSNVDDLFLHQNEKGHIEMKQTSRGSGYICWWKGCKQFFPSSQTLQIHFKDIHAKIPQLAVSDRHVYKYRCSQCSLAFRTLDKLQLHSQYHVIRAATKCVLCDRSFRSIQALQKHVETSHADMTNEEKEQYQASLANNPLLTNQGGGPGVLDPQTTVLMKKDNNRDTVESSEEPMDTLIPQDPSDQINNPEINADDGNEQAFNLIDGSTKEQCFEDYINSQAVAEDSYNDPSRKYKCHRCKVAFTRQGYLTSHNKTLLHRKGEKMSYPMEKYLDPNRPYKCDVCKESFTQKNILLVHYNSVSHLHKLKQSMKDNNTGATTTALTESTTSTTISTSNCSSPSNILSNGESDKKPYKCNICKVAYSQGSTLDIHVRSVLHQTRASKLHELAVAGQIDLSIPLIEKPECTQAQDTQPKSVNEVSSKLKPGTETIITTSTAYPVSASQPSTLNELLQVPHCIVPISGTVTNSSASSQLPFQVPPDPSSVQQALSLASHLAQPPIFATSDISSPSTYTCQRCHQPCISQEALLQHQQFCCFFGQPPASLFGAGSPGLSPSALAGLSHCQLPIQIVHPELAGNQQHPEMGYSKSEHASSSTCEPNSERYSSSSHVNDHTSIQMNSQILKSKFSYPRSKPLMYKHLLESYGFDIVMQFNEFSKKKVKKDPEYKDIESEKETDTPGKSNKNETEEDEEKLKAVSSFLPEINKSVCDLCQREFSSIWVLKSHKEEYHKQVVPFSLLETFVDEYKKHYEKKQSQTEDVSSISDTTPTPTSTPDSSGQIQKDPCSSMGLCAIGAPTLQSPVTSIAGQQNDSFNANHMAAQFQFNQLLMSMGLGMGLPVGMGMPLATMNMHPPMIPMMMPPPVDPFMASAFKHPMLAGSFDPNYFASQQKLLQQQPQQLSHSQQQKRARTRISDDQLKILRTYFNINNSPTEEQLVEMSDKSGLTVKVIKHWFRNTLFKERQRNKDSPYNFSNPPSTYLNLEEYEKTGEARVVPVNEPNNHTDVNNKNFKELAQENEMIIPQNNSAVFDKENINSNDQHTPEISVNDKNASGQCMGKSVTTVDAYPALASRDSELSRELTLYSDACISHSEILKQKDSSDDSADYSSSSINFSVATTSTSFGHAGVPKSDTTKPSLSPNSTSSRNSGSGKRANRTRFTDYQVKILQEFFETNAYPKDDNLEYLSKLLHLSPRIIVVWFQNARQKARKMYENQPPVTNEEESSGRFQRTSGLNYQCKKCLQVFQRYYELIKHQKNLCFKDENPVATQVKVPSDGVEARSRPVLPAVNQGVSRPTDHSKTACQNGTYQCDKCSLAFPRFELWREHQIVHIMNPNLYSSYSPNSSFGMLQYEAQGTMATMKRKLSEDEESKESTDQPRDKRLRTTILPEQLDFLYQKYQIESNPSRKMLESISREVGLKKRVVQVWFQNTRARERKGQFRAHQQVIHKRCPFCRALFKARSALESHLATRHADQYTKGEINVDAFPDGDTDSEAGNSAEDETKGSVSGFPNLLTSSPVPGYSPSSMNSMSKCTDEELPKKDDSDLTFPDINTKESSGPADLSVKVQQSGTSKLKDGPLDLSKSMKVNVQADKSIDPLPPNLSDRSLEDSSFRLSIVDDTRSETYSESTDREGEDVSHESSPTSPAIQSQSQSTRSMASSGKRFRTQMTTLQIKVMKSIFVDYKTPSMAECEQLGREIDLAKRVVQVWFQNARAKEKKSKIAFAKTFGQEMETKTTAEECKLCNFKYDPKYSTCVQDHLFSKRHIENLRIQIESLKNLTDSQETSSHSTDFPTAGGGNALSQLMQQERMENNASIVVSSSSTIAASSQQNLMQQLQILELQQMTSLGISGLGLPNNHETNSSNTKDKINSSLSERSSCRKENSTGSSTPIGLANTSIKLTGDATKDTVVPVPSAVSTHSNTSVTQNMDFSVSSNDGSGLFSYMYTGVPGYYPGMHSNIIPPSIYNTGSSTGGLFYDANMYSTPLSLLQLPPPALLDVTQKMTQPGNSITRFSPDGKTMVNLKGSIQEIDFKQVAEVDVDIGFVCKNCQMVYPSEALCLNHQRATCFRTTKGDIRAILKLVQVNFECHVCCERFTTILDFKFHCDMDRHVKRVQKLQRDASSSCDSMSNQISAAQNIASPSGHLNNYNTSSMMPPTSSTPVMPGFSVAAATNHMPTCSLTSSVPQSKGIFTSRGSQLPPNNRNGLPEVVPSLLFPGGHSDFRHELDSSLSFSMGLEAMVMRNGMDSSTLDIPVSDHTSPTSKRGMCFSGDPTLSPEAQRL